In a single window of the Flavobacterium sp. W4I14 genome:
- a CDS encoding ribonuclease G (product_source=KO:K08301; cath_funfam=1.20.1440.30,2.40.50.140; cog=COG1530; ko=KO:K08301; pfam=PF10150; smart=SM00316; superfamily=50249; tigrfam=TIGR00757), producing MVKELIINSTPAGVTIALIEDKQLVELHKEQININYAVGDIYLGRIKKIMPGLNAAFVDVGYEKDAFLHYFDLGPQVQSLIKLTKIKRNGSVTGTLLDNLKLEADINKAGKISDVLSKNMLLPVQIAKEPISTKGPRLSSDISIAGRYVVLVPFSNTISVSKKIKSNTERNRLKKIIESIKPQNFGVIIRTVSEGRGVAEMQKDLLDLIAKWENFIKKMPSTEPSKRVWGEMDRSSTLIRDILNPDFTNVYVSTPELYDDIRSYVHDISPEMEKIVKLYKQKEPIFDHFGVEKQIKNAFGKTVNLPGGAYLVVEHTEALHVIDVNSGNRTASKENQEENALQVNKEAAKEIARQLRLRDMGGIVVIDFIDMHKPTNRKMLFDYLRELMLLDRAKHTILPPSKFGLVQITRQRVRPEMNIVTVEKCPACDGTGEIKASIVLMDDIENNLNYILREQNEKGVTLCVHPYIEAYITKGIFNLQRRWFFKYGQWIKVKAQSSYHLTEFHFISAKDEEIKL from the coding sequence TTGGTAAAAGAATTAATTATCAATTCGACTCCTGCCGGAGTTACCATAGCGTTGATTGAAGACAAACAACTTGTTGAGCTTCACAAAGAACAAATCAATATTAACTACGCTGTAGGCGATATTTATTTAGGCCGCATTAAAAAAATTATGCCTGGTCTGAATGCCGCTTTCGTGGATGTTGGTTATGAAAAAGATGCTTTTTTGCATTACTTTGATTTGGGCCCTCAGGTGCAATCTTTAATTAAGCTAACGAAGATCAAGCGTAATGGCTCGGTTACAGGCACATTATTAGATAATTTAAAGCTAGAAGCCGATATTAACAAGGCAGGCAAAATTTCTGATGTGCTCAGTAAAAACATGCTCCTACCTGTACAAATTGCCAAAGAGCCAATTTCTACAAAAGGACCACGTTTAAGTTCCGACATTTCGATTGCCGGCAGGTATGTGGTACTGGTGCCATTCTCCAATACCATATCTGTATCAAAAAAAATTAAAAGTAATACCGAACGTAATCGTTTAAAAAAGATTATTGAAAGTATTAAACCTCAAAATTTTGGGGTCATTATCAGAACCGTTTCTGAAGGCAGAGGAGTTGCCGAAATGCAAAAAGATCTTTTAGATTTAATTGCTAAGTGGGAAAACTTCATTAAAAAAATGCCATCTACCGAACCTTCAAAAAGAGTTTGGGGAGAAATGGACAGATCATCAACGTTAATCCGTGATATTCTGAACCCTGATTTTACAAACGTTTACGTAAGTACACCTGAGCTGTACGATGATATCCGTTCTTATGTTCACGATATTTCTCCAGAAATGGAAAAGATCGTTAAACTGTACAAACAGAAAGAACCTATCTTCGATCATTTCGGTGTAGAAAAGCAGATTAAAAACGCTTTCGGAAAGACAGTAAACTTACCAGGTGGTGCTTACCTTGTTGTAGAGCACACTGAAGCACTCCACGTGATAGACGTGAACAGTGGAAACCGCACTGCCAGTAAAGAAAATCAAGAAGAGAATGCTTTACAGGTAAACAAAGAGGCGGCCAAAGAAATTGCCCGTCAATTGCGCTTGCGCGATATGGGCGGTATTGTGGTAATCGATTTTATCGATATGCACAAACCAACAAACCGTAAAATGCTATTCGATTATTTGCGTGAGCTGATGTTATTGGATAGAGCCAAACACACTATTTTGCCTCCAAGCAAATTTGGTTTGGTACAGATTACCAGACAACGTGTTCGTCCGGAAATGAATATTGTTACGGTAGAAAAATGCCCGGCCTGCGATGGGACCGGAGAAATTAAAGCGAGTATCGTTTTAATGGATGATATTGAGAACAACCTTAATTATATTTTAAGAGAGCAGAATGAAAAGGGCGTAACCCTTTGCGTACACCCATACATCGAAGCTTATATTACAAAAGGCATTTTCAACCTTCAACGCCGCTGGTTCTTTAAATACGGCCAATGGATTAAAGTTAAGGCACAATCATCGTATCACTTAACCGAGTTTCACTTCATCTCCGCAAAAGATGAAGAGATTAAATTATAA
- a CDS encoding tetratricopeptide (TPR) repeat protein (product_source=COG0457; cath_funfam=1.25.40.10; cog=COG0457; pfam=PF13432; smart=SM00028; superfamily=48452; transmembrane_helix_parts=Inside_1_6,TMhelix_7_24,Outside_25_292), whose product MNSNIRSKQTIIIGAIVLLVAFLFTRDIKGLVKPTEENGKMPSSGPMAGAASPSTTSVLNLETSSTAAKNVINKNLATDITALENSYKGANGAEKIELAKQLAQKWDDVEQITPSALYLEVVAEGEPSSKSWLAAGNQFIKAFESTQDSIAQPALLQKANASYKNALEKDSTNIEAKTGLGVTIVNGLGAPMQGIAMLLEVVAKEPKNVKANMNLGLFSIKSGQFDKAIPRFNTVIAAAPTPEAYFYLGTALENLGRNKEAVNAYLSSKKLAANPTLSSFIDKKVAELKNKN is encoded by the coding sequence ATGAATAGCAACATTAGATCAAAACAAACCATAATTATTGGAGCGATTGTATTGCTTGTTGCATTCTTATTTACAAGAGACATTAAGGGTTTGGTTAAACCAACGGAAGAAAATGGAAAAATGCCTTCAAGTGGCCCAATGGCCGGAGCAGCTTCTCCTTCAACCACATCGGTACTAAACCTCGAAACTTCGTCTACCGCTGCAAAGAATGTAATCAACAAGAACTTGGCTACAGATATTACAGCTTTAGAAAACAGCTATAAAGGCGCAAATGGCGCAGAGAAGATTGAACTTGCTAAACAACTGGCTCAGAAATGGGACGATGTTGAACAAATTACGCCATCTGCACTGTATTTAGAAGTTGTAGCCGAAGGCGAGCCATCATCAAAATCATGGTTAGCGGCTGGTAATCAATTTATAAAAGCTTTTGAAAGCACACAAGATAGCATAGCGCAACCTGCTTTATTGCAGAAAGCCAATGCATCTTACAAAAACGCATTAGAGAAAGACTCTACAAACATTGAAGCTAAAACGGGCTTAGGTGTAACGATAGTAAACGGCTTAGGCGCACCAATGCAAGGTATTGCAATGTTGCTAGAAGTTGTTGCTAAAGAACCTAAAAATGTAAAGGCTAATATGAATTTAGGATTGTTCTCCATAAAATCAGGTCAGTTTGATAAAGCAATTCCTCGTTTTAACACAGTAATTGCCGCTGCTCCAACTCCTGAAGCCTATTTTTATTTAGGAACAGCTTTAGAAAATTTAGGCAGAAATAAAGAAGCAGTAAATGCTTATCTATCAAGCAAAAAATTAGCGGCTAACCCAACCTTATCTTCATTCATTGATAAGAAGGTGGCTGAACTAAAGAATAAAAATTAA